The Diorhabda sublineata isolate icDioSubl1.1 chromosome 6, icDioSubl1.1, whole genome shotgun sequence genome includes a window with the following:
- the LOC130445477 gene encoding uncharacterized protein LOC130445477 produces MYAKIALAALLVCALYSRAYGNLVSCEDPDEPGLLVSKIYEEPPKKSNFTLRAPEYGETETAISCIFFDSSENFNVVITDGGLGKNFVELQISPIDEVEDDHHHHDDRDDKYYYELNVYRKPN; encoded by the exons ATGTACGCCAAAATCGCTTTAGCAGCTTTACTCGTATGTGCTCTGTACAGCAGAGCCTACGGTAATTTAGTAAGTTGTGAAGATCCCGATGAACC cGGTTTGCTCGTTAGTAAGATTTATGAAGAACCtccaaaaaaaagtaatttcacaCTGAGGGCACCGGAATATGGAGAAACAGAGACAGCTATCTCCTGTATCTTC tttgATTCTTCAGAAAACTTCAATGTTGTAATAACAGACGGTGGTCTTGGTAAGAACTTTGTAGAGTTGCAAATTTCTCCAATCGATGAGGTCGAAGACGATCATCACCACCATGACGACCGCGATGACAAGTACTATTACGAATTGAACGTATACAGAAAGCCTAACTAG
- the LOC130445415 gene encoding uncharacterized protein LOC130445415, with amino-acid sequence MYARIALAALLVCALYDGAYANLVNCEDLNEPGVLVSWLYEEAPPKENFTLRAPEYGYTDSPISCIFFDAPSDLYNVEISDGGLGWQYVELQITPVENLEDDRHHHHDDDDDDKLYYQLSVFRRPDNENIA; translated from the exons ATGTACGCCAGAATCGCTTTAGCAGCCCTACTTGTATGTGCTCTGTACGATGGAGCCTACGCTAATTTAGTAAACTGTGAAGATCTCAACGAACC TGGTGTACTTGTAAGTTGGCTTTATGAAGAAGCTCCACCAAAAGAGAACTTCACACTTAGAGCACCTGAATATGGATATACAGACTCGCCAATCTCATGTATATTT TTTGATGCCCCTTCAGATCTTTACAATGTTGAAATATCAGACGGTGGTCTAGGTTGGCAATACGTCGAATTACAAATTACACCAGTCGAGAATCTCGAGGACGATCGTCACCACCACcatgatgatgacgatgatgacAAGCTCTATTATCAATTAAGCGTTTTCAGACGACCAGATAATGAGAATATTGCCTAA